TTCTATGCCAATGATTCGCGGGCCCGAATCAACGTCGGCATCCGTCGGCGCCTGGCGCCTTTGCTTGATAACGATCGCCGCAAGATCGAATTGCTCAACAGCCTTTTGATGTCGATGCCGGGTACGCCGATCATCTATTACGGCGACGAGATCGGCATGGGCGACAATATTTTCCTGGGCGATCGCGATGGCGTGCGCACGCCCATGCAATGGTCGCCCGACCGCAACGGCGGCTTTTCGCGGGCCGATCCCGCCTCGCTTTATCTGCCGACGATCATGGATGCGGTCTATGGCTTCTTCGCCGTCAATGTCGAGGCCCAGTCGCGCTCGCCATCCTCGCTGCTCAACTGGATGCGCCGGCTGATCGCCGTGCGCAAGCGCCACCCCTCCTTCGGGCGCGGCACCTTGCGCTTTCTCTATCCCGGCAACCGCAAGATCCTGGCTTACTTGCGGGAATTCGAGGGCGAGGTGATCTTGTGCGTGGCCAATCTGTCGCGTGCCCCGCAGCCGGCCGAATTGGGGCTGGCCGAGTTTTCCGGGCGGGTTCCGGTCGAGATGCTGGGCAACAGCGTCTTTCCGCCGATCGGCGAGTTGCACTATTTCATCACCCTGCCGGCCTATGGCTTCTATTGGTTCCGCCTGTCGAAGGGCGAGGGGCCGAGCTGGCATGAACCGCCGGTCGAGCCCTTGCCCGATCTTTCGACCCTGGTTCTTCCCCGTATCTGGGACAGCCTGGGCAGCGATGGGCCCTTGCGCCAGATCCAGGGGGATATCCTGCCGGCCTTCCTGCCCAAGCAACGCTGGTTCTCTGGCAAGGAGCATTCCCTGCGCGGCGTCGAGATGACCGACCACGCGGTGATTTCGGCCCCCGGCGCCGCTTCGGGCTGGATGCTCGCCCTGTGGCGCGCCGATTACAAGGATGGCGCCCCGGGGCAAACCTTCCAATTGCCCCTTGATATCGCCTGGGAAAGTCGCGAGGACGATCCCTTGTCCCGGCTGCTGCCCTTTACCTTGGCCCGGGTGCGGCGGGTCAACCGCGTTGGCGCCCTCTATGACGCCATGGCCGGCCCGGCTTTCCCGCTCGCCTTGGTGCAGGCGATGGCCGAAGGCGCGAACGTGACGACGGCCAAGGGCGGCGGTTTGCGCTTCACCCGGACCCAGGCCTTCCCCGCCGGCCCGCTTCCCGGCCCCGAAGCGGTGGCCCGCCTGGGGCGTGAGCAATCCAACACCTCGATCAAACTTGGCGAGGATATGGTTCTCAAGCTCTATCGCCGGGTCGAGGCCGGGATTCATCCAGAAATCGAAATCGGCCGCTTCCTGACCGATGTCGCCGGCTTCGCCAACGCCCCGCCGCTGCTTGGCGCGCTCGAGCATATCGATGCTAAGGGCGCCATCTCGGCCCTGGCGGTGCTGCAGGGCTTCGTGCGCAATCAGGGCGATGGCTGGGACTACATGCTGGCCTATCTCGACCGCTTCCTCGACGACAGGGCCCAGGCGCCGGCCGAGGTCGGCGAGGGCGGCGGGCCGGCCGGCTCGCCCCATGGCATCATCCACGCCCAGGCCGATATCCTTGGCCAGCGCGTCGCCGAGCTTCACCACGCCTTCGCCACCCCGACCGAGGACCCGGCCTTTTCCGCCGAAGCCGTCGGGCCGGAGGATCTGGCGAGCTGGCGCGAGCAAGTGCGCACCCAGGCGGCCCAGGCCCGTCAGGCCCTTGACACCGCCTTGCCCGGGCTGTCCGCAGAGGTGGCGGGGCTGGTCACCCGACTGCTGGACTGCTGGGAGCGGATCGACGCCCGCGTCGACGCGCCGATTTCTTTGGCCGAGGGGCTGGTCAAAACCCGCATCCATGGCGACCTTCATCTGGGGCAGGTGGTGGTGGTGCGCGATGACTTCCATATTCTCGATTTCGAGGGCGAGCCGGTGAAGGGACTGAGTGAGCGGCGCGACAAACACTGCCCGTTGAAAGACGTGGCCGGCATGCTTCGCTCGTTCGATTACGCGGCGTGGTCGGCGGCGCTGAGCTTCCGCCAAACCCATGCCGAGGTGCGGATCGACGTACTGCCCGCGCTTGGCGTTTGGCAGGAGGAAATCCGCGAGGCTTTCCTCGCCGGCTATGACCGGGCCATCGCCGGATGTCCCTCGGTTCCGGCCCTTGAGGAGGGGCGAAGGGACCTCCTTTCACTATTCATGCTGGAAAAAGCCCTCTATGAGGTATCTTACGAAGCCGCCAATCGTCCGGACTGGTTACGAATTCCCATCGGCGGCGTTTTGCGCCTGCTTGGAGAGGGGCCATCGGACGAGATCAAACCGCGTTGAACCAGAGTCCTTTGACGCAGATATTTTGATCTGAATTCAATAAGATAGGGTGGCTAAAGCGCGGATTGGCCGGTGACCGGTCGTCCGCTTGCCGCCCTAAGGAGGACGTCCCAGCATGCCGCTTACGCGACCGCGAGTCTGGCCCGGCCGCCCCTATCCCCTTGGCGGGACCTGGGATGGCCGGGGGGTCAATTTTGCGTTGTTTTCCGAGCATGCGGAAAAGGTGGAACTTTGCCTTTTCGACGGGGATGACGGCCGGGAACTCTCGCGCGTTCCTCTTCCCGAATACACCGATGAGATTTGGCATGGCTATCTGCCCGACGTTCGCCCGGGCCAGCGCTACGGCTATCGGGTTTACGGCCCCTATGCCCCCCATGCCGGCCATCGTTTCAATCCCAACAAGCTGGTGCTCGACCCTTACGCCCGTTCGTGGGGCGGGCGCCTGCAGTGGACCGATGCCCATTTCGGCTATCGCTTCGGCGCGGCGTCGGAAGATCTGACCTTCGACACCCGCGACAATTCCGCCTTCATGCCCAAATGCGTCATCGTCGAAACCGCCTTCACCTGGGATGACGACCGCGCCCCGCGCCGGCCCTGGCACGACAGCGTGTTGTACGAGCTTCACGTCAAGGGCTTCACCATCCGCCATCCCGAGGTGCCGCGCGCCATTCGCGGCACCTTCGCCGGCATGTCGACCCAGGCGGTGGTGTCCTATCTGAAATCCCTGGGCATCACGGCGATCGAGCTTTTGCCGGTTCAGGCCTTTGTCGATGAGCGCCATCTGGTCAAGAACAACTTGACCAATTATTGGGGTTACGCCTCGCTGGGTTATTTCGCCCCCCAGCCGTCCTATCTGGCCAGCGGCAAGCTGGGCGAGTTCAAGACCTTCGTGCAGGTCATGCATGACGCCGGCATCGAGGTTATCCTTGATGTCGTTTACAACCATACGGCCGAGGGCAATCACCTTGGCCCGACCTTCAGTTTCAAAGGCATCGACAACGCCAGCTATTACCGGCTGGTGCCGGGCAACGAGCGTTTCTACGCCGACAGCACGGGCTGCGGCAACGCGCTCAACCTGCGCCACCCCCGGGTTTTGCAGATGGTCATGGACTCGCTGCGCTATTGGGTGCGCGAGATGCATGTCGATGGTTTCCGCTTCGATCTGGCGACGACCCTGGCCCGCGACCACGGCCGCTTCGATCCCCATTCCGCCTTTATCGAGGCCCTGCGCCAGGATCCGGTGCTCTCCACCGTCAAGCTGATCGCCGAGCCCTGGGACGTCGGCGATGGCGGCTACCGGCTGGGCGGCTTCCCCCCGGGCTTCGCCGAATGGAATGACCGTTACCGCGATACCGTGCGGCGCTTTTGGAAGGGCGATCGCGGGCAGGTGGCCGATCTGGCGACCCGGCTGACCGGGTCTTCGGACCTGTTCGCCAATCGCGGCCGCTGCCCCTGGGCCAGCATCAATTTCGTCACCGCCCATGACGGGTTCACCCTGGCCGATCTTGTCTCCTACAACGGCAAGCACAACGAGGCCAATGGCGAGAACAACCGGGACGGCACGGATAACAACAATTCGTGGAACCACGGGATTGAAGGGCCGACCTCGGATCCGTCGATCCAGGCCTTGCGCCGTCGGCAGGTGCGGAACTTCCTTGCCACCTTGCTGTTGTCGCAAGGGGTGCCGATGCTGGTGGCCGGCGATGAATTCGGGCGCAGCCAGCGCGGCAACAACAATCCCTACTGCCAGGACAACGAGATTTCCTGGATCAATTGGGCGGCGATCGATGCCGAGGGCCAGTCCCTCGCCCGCATGGTGCGCTGGCTGATACGCTTGCGCCGGCGCCATATCGTCTTTCATCGCAACCGCTTCTTTCACGGAACGACCCTGCGCGGCACCGATGTCAAGGACATCACCTGGCTTGAGCCCGACGGCCGCGAGCGCTCCGATGCCCGCGATTGGACCGACCCGGAAGAGCGTTTCCTGGCCTTTCTCATCCGCGGCGAGGCCGGCGAGTACTTTGTGACCGAAATGGGCGATCCCGAGCCCGATCATAGCTTTTTGGTAGCCCTGAACGCCGATTCCCGCCCGGTGCCGATGCTTCTGCCCGTGCTGACGGCGGGCACGCGCTGGGTCTTGCTGTTCGACACGGCGCGGCCGGGGGCGGAACGGCGCCCGGCCCCGGCCGACGGCAAGATGTATTCGGTGGAGGGGCGATCGCTGACGGTGTTCCGGCGCGAGCCGGGACTGCGGGATGGGGATGGGGATGGTCCCTGGGAATTGGATGGCTTCCCCGAGGTATGAAGGGGGGGCCCAAGGGTGGAGAGAGGGACGGATGACGGACGGCACCCCCGGAGTATTGAGGGTTCTTGCGGAACGGGCAGGGGTTATCGACCGCTGTTATGATGCTTTCGGATCGTTGATGGTCGCCCCCGACGCGGCGCTGAAGGCGGCTTTGGCGGCTTTGGGCTGGCCGGCGGAGGACGAGGCGCAGGCGGCGCGGTCGCTGGCCGCCCTTGAGGCCGCCCCCTGGGCCGAGGCGCTGCCGCCTTGCGTCATCCATCGCCTGGGTGACACGCCCGCCGTCCTGACGGTGCCGGTGGTGACGACGGGCGACTCGTTTGGCCCCGGCCGCTGGAGTCTGACCCCCGAGGAGGGAGCGCAAGCCCTACCGGCGACCGGGACCTTCGATCCACAAAGCCTGACGGTCGAGGAGTCGGGGCCGGAGGGTAAGACACGGCGCCGCCTTGACCTCGGCCTCGATCTGCCGATGGGGTATCATCGCCTGCGCGTCGAGGGACTTGCCCCGACGGCGCTGGAGACCGTGCTGATCGTCGCGCCCAGGCGCTGTTGGCTGCCCGAGGGCTGGGAAGACCGCGAGGGGCCGCGTTTGTGGGGCGTGGCGACCCAGGTTCATGGCCTGCGCAGTCTCAACGACTGGGGAATGGGCGATTTCGACTCGTTGGCCGTGCTGGCGCGGCTGACCGGCCGCCAGGGCGGTGATCTGTTGGGCG
The DNA window shown above is from Rhodospirillum rubrum ATCC 11170 and carries:
- the treS gene encoding maltose alpha-D-glucosyltransferase, whose protein sequence is MSDFLWYKDAIVYQLHVKAFFDSNGDGFGDFKGLTEKLDYLSDLGVTAVWILPFYPSPLRDDGYDIADYKAIHRAYGTMGDFRRFVREAHERGLKVITELVINHTSDQHAWFQRAREAKPGSKARDMYVWSDTDQRYLDTRIIFTDTETSNWAWDPLAKAYYWHRFFAHQPDLNWDNPRIFEEITRVMKFWLDCGVDGMRLDAIPYLVERDGTNNENLPETHVVLKRLRAWLDAHYEDRMFLAEANQWPEDVREYFGEAGDECHMAFHFPVMPRIYMAVAQEDRHPITDIMRQTPEIPAACQWAIFLRNHDELTLEMVTDRERDYMNTFYANDSRARINVGIRRRLAPLLDNDRRKIELLNSLLMSMPGTPIIYYGDEIGMGDNIFLGDRDGVRTPMQWSPDRNGGFSRADPASLYLPTIMDAVYGFFAVNVEAQSRSPSSLLNWMRRLIAVRKRHPSFGRGTLRFLYPGNRKILAYLREFEGEVILCVANLSRAPQPAELGLAEFSGRVPVEMLGNSVFPPIGELHYFITLPAYGFYWFRLSKGEGPSWHEPPVEPLPDLSTLVLPRIWDSLGSDGPLRQIQGDILPAFLPKQRWFSGKEHSLRGVEMTDHAVISAPGAASGWMLALWRADYKDGAPGQTFQLPLDIAWESREDDPLSRLLPFTLARVRRVNRVGALYDAMAGPAFPLALVQAMAEGANVTTAKGGGLRFTRTQAFPAGPLPGPEAVARLGREQSNTSIKLGEDMVLKLYRRVEAGIHPEIEIGRFLTDVAGFANAPPLLGALEHIDAKGAISALAVLQGFVRNQGDGWDYMLAYLDRFLDDRAQAPAEVGEGGGPAGSPHGIIHAQADILGQRVAELHHAFATPTEDPAFSAEAVGPEDLASWREQVRTQAAQARQALDTALPGLSAEVAGLVTRLLDCWERIDARVDAPISLAEGLVKTRIHGDLHLGQVVVVRDDFHILDFEGEPVKGLSERRDKHCPLKDVAGMLRSFDYAAWSAALSFRQTHAEVRIDVLPALGVWQEEIREAFLAGYDRAIAGCPSVPALEEGRRDLLSLFMLEKALYEVSYEAANRPDWLRIPIGGVLRLLGEGPSDEIKPR
- the glgX gene encoding glycogen debranching protein GlgX; the protein is MPLTRPRVWPGRPYPLGGTWDGRGVNFALFSEHAEKVELCLFDGDDGRELSRVPLPEYTDEIWHGYLPDVRPGQRYGYRVYGPYAPHAGHRFNPNKLVLDPYARSWGGRLQWTDAHFGYRFGAASEDLTFDTRDNSAFMPKCVIVETAFTWDDDRAPRRPWHDSVLYELHVKGFTIRHPEVPRAIRGTFAGMSTQAVVSYLKSLGITAIELLPVQAFVDERHLVKNNLTNYWGYASLGYFAPQPSYLASGKLGEFKTFVQVMHDAGIEVILDVVYNHTAEGNHLGPTFSFKGIDNASYYRLVPGNERFYADSTGCGNALNLRHPRVLQMVMDSLRYWVREMHVDGFRFDLATTLARDHGRFDPHSAFIEALRQDPVLSTVKLIAEPWDVGDGGYRLGGFPPGFAEWNDRYRDTVRRFWKGDRGQVADLATRLTGSSDLFANRGRCPWASINFVTAHDGFTLADLVSYNGKHNEANGENNRDGTDNNNSWNHGIEGPTSDPSIQALRRRQVRNFLATLLLSQGVPMLVAGDEFGRSQRGNNNPYCQDNEISWINWAAIDAEGQSLARMVRWLIRLRRRHIVFHRNRFFHGTTLRGTDVKDITWLEPDGRERSDARDWTDPEERFLAFLIRGEAGEYFVTEMGDPEPDHSFLVALNADSRPVPMLLPVLTAGTRWVLLFDTARPGAERRPAPADGKMYSVEGRSLTVFRREPGLRDGDGDGPWELDGFPEV